The following are encoded in a window of Streptomyces sp. Go-475 genomic DNA:
- a CDS encoding esterase-like activity of phytase family protein, whose protein sequence is MPLRTHLALLTAGLAAATCLTAAGPAQASTSHACSPSVSIDGFSDALDKTTYEHTVVGNFSALAVDRDGSLAALSDRSSLFRLDARTLRPRSVLPLSDENGAALDSEGLVVDRDGSYLVSSETEPSVRRYSRTGAILDRLPVPDDLRVAPAGRARSNGTFEGLTLLPGGRTLVASMEYPLAGDPADTVRLQTWQRHGSRFRLGAQYTYRTDPGLGVPEIRATPDGRLLVLERGFTAGVGNTVRLYLADPRHGPRKTLLTDLVTCPSLGATARQPQPNPLLDNIEGMTVTGRTKNTLRVLLVSDDNENPAQTTRFYALRVRL, encoded by the coding sequence ATGCCTCTGAGAACCCACCTCGCTCTCCTCACGGCGGGCCTGGCGGCGGCCACGTGCCTGACCGCCGCCGGCCCCGCCCAGGCGTCGACGTCCCACGCCTGCTCGCCCTCCGTCTCCATCGACGGCTTCTCCGACGCGCTCGACAAGACGACGTACGAGCACACCGTCGTCGGCAACTTCTCCGCCCTGGCCGTCGACCGGGACGGCTCCCTGGCCGCCCTCTCCGACCGCTCGTCCCTGTTCCGCCTGGACGCGCGGACGCTGCGGCCCCGGTCCGTGCTCCCCCTCTCCGACGAGAACGGGGCCGCGCTCGACTCCGAGGGCCTGGTCGTGGACCGGGACGGCAGCTACCTCGTCTCCTCCGAGACCGAGCCGTCGGTACGCCGCTACTCCCGCACCGGCGCGATCCTCGACCGGCTCCCCGTCCCGGACGACCTGCGCGTGGCCCCCGCCGGCCGCGCCCGGTCCAACGGCACCTTCGAGGGCCTGACCCTGCTGCCCGGCGGCCGCACCCTCGTCGCGTCCATGGAGTACCCCCTGGCCGGCGACCCCGCCGACACCGTCCGCCTCCAGACCTGGCAGCGCCACGGCTCCCGCTTCCGGCTCGGCGCCCAGTACACCTACCGCACCGACCCCGGCCTGGGCGTCCCCGAGATCCGGGCCACTCCCGACGGCCGCCTCCTCGTCCTGGAGCGCGGCTTCACCGCCGGCGTCGGCAACACGGTCCGCCTCTACCTGGCCGACCCGCGCCACGGCCCGCGGAAGACCCTGCTCACGGACCTCGTGACCTGCCCGTCCCTGGGCGCCACGGCCAGGCAGCCCCAGCCGAACCCCCTCCTCGACAACATCGAGGGCATGACGGTCACGGGTCGCACCAAGAACACCCTGAGGGTCCTGCTGGTCAGCGACGACAACGAGAACCCGGCCCAGACGACCCGCTTCTACGCACTGCGGGTACGCCTCTGA
- a CDS encoding serine hydrolase, with translation MTPGISRRARVLAVAVGTGVLVPLVAAATPAAAATPAVSCTSAKAGLAAKLQKDITAALATRKGTVAVGLHDRSTNTTCTLRANSAYDSASVVKVTVLAALLWDAKKSNRYLTDRENTLAKAMITKSDNAATSTLWKQLGMTKIKGFLAAAGMTQTKPGANGYWGLTQITVTDEQKLLKLITGKNTVLSDNSRAYILKLMSQVVSSQRWGTPYGVPAGVTVAVKNGWLQRSTNGWRVHSIGAFKGGGHDYTMSVLTHGNSTMNYGIATIQAVAKVIHRDLAAS, from the coding sequence ATGACTCCTGGGATATCCCGCCGTGCCAGAGTGCTGGCGGTGGCCGTGGGCACGGGTGTGCTCGTGCCGCTCGTCGCCGCCGCCACGCCCGCGGCCGCCGCCACCCCGGCCGTGAGCTGCACCTCGGCCAAGGCCGGCCTCGCCGCCAAGCTGCAGAAGGACATCACCGCCGCGCTCGCCACCCGCAAGGGCACCGTCGCCGTCGGCCTCCACGACCGCAGCACCAACACGACCTGCACCCTGCGCGCGAACTCCGCCTACGACTCGGCCAGTGTCGTCAAGGTCACCGTCCTCGCCGCGCTGCTGTGGGACGCGAAGAAGTCGAACCGGTATCTCACCGACCGCGAGAACACCCTCGCCAAGGCCATGATCACCAAGTCGGACAACGCCGCGACCTCCACCCTGTGGAAGCAGCTCGGCATGACGAAGATCAAGGGCTTCCTCGCCGCGGCCGGCATGACCCAGACCAAGCCCGGCGCGAACGGCTACTGGGGCCTGACCCAGATCACCGTCACCGACGAGCAGAAGCTGCTGAAGCTCATCACCGGCAAGAACACCGTCCTGAGCGACAACTCCCGCGCCTACATCCTCAAGCTGATGAGCCAGGTCGTCTCGTCCCAGCGCTGGGGCACCCCGTACGGCGTGCCCGCGGGCGTCACCGTCGCCGTCAAGAACGGCTGGCTGCAGCGCTCCACGAACGGCTGGCGGGTGCACAGCATCGGCGCGTTCAAGGGCGGCGGCCACGACTACACGATGAGCGTGCTCACCCACGGCAACAGCACCATGAACTACGGCATCGCCACCATCCAGGCCGTGGCCAAGGTCATCCACCGGGACCTGGCGGCGAGCTGA
- a CDS encoding glycosyltransferase family 39 protein: MTSATETQLSTAEPPANPPRGDAAAPRWSLPVLLAILALAAVLYSWNLSGAGLNSFYSAAVLSGTESWKAWFFGSLDAGNFLTVDKPPLALMVMGLSCRVFGYGTWQMMAPMIVAALATIWILHACVKRVFGHAAAAVAALVLALTPITVAINRDNNPDTLLVFLMVSGAALALRATRDGRLLPLLGSAACFGLAFNTKMLQGYIALPAVFLVHLYAARPAWPKRIVNLLLAGVVLAVSSFWWAAAVSLVPASERPYIGGSTDGTAWNLIMGYNGLGRILGGDGNGGGGGGGGFSGTAGLGRMFNDILGGQISWLLPFAGVALAGGLVLCGRAPRTDPTRAALVLWGGWTALHYLTFALAEGTMHPYYTTALAPGVAALCGGGGVMLLRAFRADRRWLWVLPLGLGVTAVWAVVLLRRASGWNTWLWPSVLVVMALAIAGLFVFRSGTSGLRLRLLGVSVAAAVVAAVAGPAAYAWSVPSSGAGGGMGGTNPTAGPSTGSGFGGPGGGGGRGGTGGRGFPGGGMPPGAQNGQGGQGGPASQNGQAGQTGRNSQGGQASGGAVGTPPGSAGGSAEGSSSGARQPGGMWGGMGGGASSELIAYLKKHRDGATWLLALSSSQGAAQLIVSSGEPVISMWGWSGSDKAMTLTRLKELVRNGELHYIQLGGGMGGGPGGGSTVSSEVTAWVRKHGTAVRESDYSKSTNSASSSGSASGSAARSNQSTIYRLDASDVS; the protein is encoded by the coding sequence GTGACATCTGCCACCGAAACCCAGCTCAGCACCGCCGAGCCCCCCGCGAACCCGCCCCGAGGCGACGCCGCCGCTCCGCGCTGGTCGCTCCCCGTCCTGCTCGCGATCCTCGCCCTGGCCGCGGTGCTGTACTCCTGGAACCTGTCCGGCGCCGGCCTCAACAGCTTCTACAGCGCCGCCGTGCTGAGCGGCACGGAGAGCTGGAAGGCCTGGTTCTTCGGCTCGTTGGACGCCGGGAACTTCCTCACCGTCGACAAGCCGCCGCTCGCGCTGATGGTCATGGGCCTGTCGTGCCGGGTCTTCGGGTACGGCACCTGGCAGATGATGGCGCCGATGATCGTGGCGGCCCTGGCCACGATCTGGATCCTGCACGCCTGCGTGAAGCGGGTGTTCGGGCACGCGGCGGCGGCCGTGGCGGCCCTCGTCCTGGCCCTCACCCCGATCACGGTCGCCATCAACCGGGACAACAACCCCGACACCCTGCTGGTGTTCCTCATGGTGTCCGGCGCGGCCCTCGCCCTGCGCGCGACGCGCGACGGTCGGCTGCTGCCGCTGCTCGGCTCGGCGGCCTGCTTCGGGCTCGCCTTCAACACCAAGATGCTCCAGGGGTACATCGCGCTGCCCGCCGTGTTCCTGGTCCACCTGTACGCGGCCCGGCCCGCGTGGCCGAAGCGGATCGTGAACCTGCTGCTCGCCGGTGTCGTGCTGGCGGTGTCCAGCTTCTGGTGGGCGGCGGCCGTGTCGCTGGTGCCGGCCTCCGAGCGGCCCTACATCGGCGGTTCGACGGACGGCACCGCCTGGAACCTGATCATGGGCTACAACGGCCTCGGCCGGATCCTCGGGGGTGACGGCAACGGCGGGGGCGGCGGGGGCGGCGGCTTCTCCGGCACGGCGGGCCTCGGCCGGATGTTCAACGACATCCTCGGCGGCCAGATCTCCTGGCTGCTCCCCTTCGCCGGCGTCGCCCTCGCCGGTGGCCTGGTGCTGTGCGGCCGCGCCCCGCGCACGGACCCCACCCGGGCCGCGCTCGTGCTGTGGGGCGGCTGGACCGCCCTGCACTACCTGACGTTCGCGCTGGCCGAGGGCACGATGCACCCGTACTACACGACCGCGCTCGCCCCGGGCGTCGCGGCACTGTGCGGGGGCGGCGGGGTCATGCTGCTGCGCGCCTTCCGGGCCGACCGGCGGTGGCTGTGGGTGCTGCCGCTCGGGCTGGGCGTCACGGCCGTCTGGGCCGTGGTGCTGCTGCGGCGGGCCTCCGGCTGGAACACCTGGCTGTGGCCTTCCGTCCTGGTCGTGATGGCACTGGCGATCGCGGGCCTGTTCGTCTTCCGCTCCGGCACCTCCGGCCTGCGGCTGCGGTTGCTCGGGGTGTCGGTGGCGGCGGCGGTCGTGGCGGCGGTGGCGGGACCGGCCGCGTACGCCTGGTCGGTGCCGTCGTCCGGAGCCGGCGGAGGCATGGGCGGCACGAACCCGACGGCGGGGCCGTCCACGGGGAGCGGCTTCGGCGGGCCTGGAGGCGGAGGCGGGCGCGGGGGCACCGGCGGCCGGGGATTCCCGGGCGGCGGGATGCCGCCCGGGGCGCAGAACGGGCAGGGCGGGCAGGGCGGCCCGGCCAGCCAGAACGGACAGGCCGGGCAGACCGGCCGGAACAGCCAGGGCGGTCAGGCGTCTGGAGGGGCGGTCGGCACACCCCCGGGCAGCGCCGGCGGCTCGGCCGAGGGCAGCAGCTCCGGCGCCCGGCAGCCCGGCGGCATGTGGGGCGGCATGGGCGGCGGCGCGAGCAGCGAGCTGATCGCGTACCTGAAGAAGCACCGGGACGGCGCCACGTGGCTGCTGGCGTTGTCCAGTTCGCAGGGCGCGGCCCAGCTCATCGTCAGCAGCGGCGAGCCCGTCATCTCCATGTGGGGCTGGTCCGGCAGCGACAAGGCGATGACGCTCACCCGGCTCAAGGAGCTGGTGAGGAACGGCGAGCTGCACTACATCCAGCTCGGCGGCGGCATGGGGGGCGGCCCGGGCGGCGGCTCCACCGTCAGCTCCGAGGTCACGGCGTGGGTGCGGAAGCACGGCACGGCGGTGCGGGAGAGCGACTACAGCAAGAGCACGAATTCGGCATCGAGTTCGGGATCGGCCTCCGGCTCCGCGGCGCGGTCGAACCAGTCGACGATCTACCGCCTGGACGCGTCCGACGTCAGCTGA
- the ppk2 gene encoding polyphosphate kinase 2, whose amino-acid sequence MNAEDADKLLEGLTVDDSRREQPIVLDADGRPLRTWRENYPYDRKVRRKEYERTKRVLQIELLKLQRWVKDTGARVVVVCEGRDAAGKGGTIQRLTERLNPRGARVVALDKPTERERGQWYFQRYIAQLPTAGEIVFFDRSWYNRAGVERVMGFCSKDEYELFLDQCPVFERMLVDDGILLVKFWFSVSRAEQRTRFAIRQIDPVRQWKLSPTDLASLDLWDDYTEAKVDMFRATDTAHAPWTVVKSNDKRRARLETMRSLLSRIDYASKDEEAVGTPDPLVVGAADTLLEPGEEDTTLSPTPLSSGADGPGRHPETG is encoded by the coding sequence ATGAACGCCGAAGACGCCGACAAGCTGCTGGAAGGGCTCACCGTCGACGACAGCAGACGCGAGCAGCCCATCGTGCTGGACGCCGACGGGCGTCCCCTCCGCACCTGGCGGGAGAACTACCCGTACGACCGCAAGGTGCGGCGCAAGGAGTACGAGCGGACCAAGCGCGTCCTGCAGATCGAGCTGCTCAAGCTCCAGCGGTGGGTCAAGGACACCGGCGCACGCGTGGTCGTCGTGTGCGAGGGCCGTGACGCGGCGGGCAAGGGCGGCACCATCCAGCGGCTCACCGAGCGGCTGAACCCGCGCGGCGCCCGCGTGGTCGCCTTGGACAAGCCCACCGAGCGCGAGAGGGGCCAGTGGTACTTCCAGCGGTACATCGCACAGCTGCCCACGGCCGGGGAGATCGTCTTCTTCGACCGTTCCTGGTACAACCGGGCCGGGGTGGAGCGGGTGATGGGCTTCTGCTCCAAGGACGAGTACGAGCTGTTCCTCGACCAGTGCCCGGTCTTCGAACGGATGCTGGTCGACGACGGCATCCTGCTCGTGAAGTTCTGGTTCTCCGTCTCCCGCGCGGAGCAGCGCACCCGCTTCGCGATACGGCAGATCGACCCGGTGCGCCAGTGGAAGCTGTCCCCGACCGACCTGGCCTCGCTGGACCTCTGGGACGACTACACCGAGGCGAAGGTCGACATGTTCCGTGCCACGGACACCGCGCACGCGCCCTGGACCGTGGTCAAGAGCAACGACAAGCGGCGCGCCCGGCTGGAGACCATGCGCAGTCTGCTGTCGCGCATCGACTACGCCAGCAAGGACGAGGAGGCGGTCGGCACACCGGACCCCCTCGTCGTCGGCGCCGCCGACACACTTCTGGAGCCCGGTGAGGAGGACACCACCCTGTCACCCACCCCCCTGTCCTCCGGCGCCGACGGCCCGGGCCGCCACCCGGAAACCGGCTGA
- a CDS encoding DUF6411 family protein encodes MAIAAVIGVCVVLAVLAFLVPRLSRHPERGTQRTLGAGARAGGKAPGPLGRLFSKPFRTSSRAVSRSGSAGRRTRGRLPF; translated from the coding sequence ATGGCAATCGCCGCCGTCATAGGCGTCTGTGTCGTCCTGGCCGTCCTGGCGTTCCTCGTCCCCCGCCTCTCCCGCCATCCCGAACGCGGCACACAGCGCACGCTCGGTGCCGGCGCCCGGGCCGGGGGCAAGGCGCCCGGCCCCCTGGGCCGGCTCTTCAGCAAGCCCTTCCGCACCAGCTCGCGGGCGGTGAGCCGCAGCGGTTCGGCGGGCCGCCGTACCCGCGGCCGCCTGCCCTTCTGA
- a CDS encoding thiamine pyrophosphate-binding protein → MTHDHDLVLRPTPAQTEAALNPPAGRTGGDLVVETLAALGATTVFGLPGQHALGMFDALRRSDLRYIGLRVENNAGFAADAYGRITGEAAPLLLSTGPGALTSLPALQEAAAASAPVLAISSQVPTAGLGGGRHGYLHELPDQAASFRGVVKSVHTVRAQSQIPSAIEAAWKSALSAPHGPVWVEIPQDVLLAETAIPVVTGGDAFPEELPPRPELTAVAADLLSNAARPAIIAGGGVVRADASGKLKQLAERLRAPVVTTPGGKGAFPWTHPLSLQSWLEDRHTTDFLEDADVLLVVGSGLGELSSNYHTFQPRGRIVQIEADLGKLESNHPALGIHADARLALQALLETVTPREDATAPDRVRDLLAKVADRIAAQDLTLEQDVLAAVRRALPADSPSFWDMTILAYWAWSAFDAKGPNHLHSAQGAGGLGYAFPAALGAAVADPTRPVLAVSGDGGAPYSIAELATARQYGLNVTWLIVDDGGYGILREYMTDAFGEATATELTRPDFVALAESFGVPGVRTTPENLERDLAKALASPGPSVVLLPAVLRMFAPTHLD, encoded by the coding sequence GTGACCCACGACCACGACCTGGTGCTCCGCCCGACGCCCGCCCAGACGGAGGCCGCGCTCAACCCTCCTGCCGGCCGCACCGGCGGAGACCTGGTCGTGGAGACCCTGGCCGCCCTGGGCGCGACGACCGTCTTCGGCCTGCCCGGCCAGCACGCCCTCGGCATGTTCGACGCGCTGCGCCGCTCGGACCTGCGCTACATCGGCCTGCGGGTCGAGAACAACGCCGGGTTCGCGGCGGACGCCTACGGCCGGATCACCGGCGAGGCGGCGCCCCTGCTGCTGTCGACGGGCCCGGGCGCCCTGACCTCCCTGCCCGCGCTCCAGGAGGCGGCGGCCGCGTCCGCGCCCGTGCTGGCGATCAGCAGCCAGGTCCCGACGGCGGGCCTCGGCGGCGGACGCCACGGCTACCTCCACGAACTGCCCGACCAGGCGGCCTCGTTCCGCGGCGTGGTGAAGTCCGTCCACACCGTGCGCGCCCAGTCGCAGATCCCCTCCGCGATCGAGGCGGCCTGGAAGTCGGCGCTGAGCGCCCCGCACGGGCCGGTGTGGGTGGAGATCCCGCAGGACGTGCTGCTCGCGGAGACGGCCATCCCGGTGGTGACGGGCGGCGACGCGTTCCCCGAGGAACTGCCGCCCCGCCCCGAGCTCACCGCCGTCGCCGCCGACCTGCTGTCGAACGCGGCCCGCCCGGCGATCATCGCGGGCGGGGGAGTGGTCCGGGCGGACGCCTCCGGCAAGCTGAAGCAGCTGGCGGAGAGGCTCCGGGCGCCGGTCGTCACGACCCCCGGCGGCAAGGGCGCGTTCCCCTGGACGCACCCGCTGTCCCTCCAGTCCTGGCTGGAGGACCGGCACACCACCGACTTCCTGGAGGACGCCGACGTCCTCCTCGTCGTCGGGTCGGGCCTCGGCGAACTCTCCTCGAATTACCACACGTTCCAGCCGCGCGGCCGGATCGTCCAGATCGAGGCCGACCTCGGCAAGCTGGAGTCCAACCACCCGGCCCTCGGCATCCACGCGGACGCCCGGCTCGCGCTCCAGGCGCTGCTGGAGACGGTGACGCCCCGCGAGGACGCGACGGCCCCGGACCGGGTCCGGGACCTGCTCGCGAAGGTCGCCGACCGCATCGCCGCGCAGGACCTCACCCTGGAGCAGGACGTGCTGGCGGCCGTGCGCCGGGCGCTGCCGGCCGACTCCCCGTCCTTCTGGGACATGACCATCCTGGCCTACTGGGCCTGGTCGGCCTTCGACGCCAAGGGCCCCAACCACCTGCACTCCGCCCAGGGCGCGGGCGGCCTCGGCTACGCCTTCCCGGCGGCCCTCGGCGCGGCGGTGGCCGACCCGACCCGCCCGGTCCTCGCGGTCTCCGGCGACGGCGGCGCCCCGTACTCGATCGCCGAGCTGGCGACGGCCCGCCAGTACGGCCTGAACGTCACCTGGCTCATCGTCGACGACGGCGGCTACGGCATCCTTCGCGAGTACATGACCGACGCGTTCGGCGAGGCGACCGCGACGGAACTGACCCGGCCGGACTTCGTGGCGCTGGCCGAGTCCTTCGGCGTCCCCGGCGTCCGCACCACCCCGGAGAACCTGGAGCGTGACCTCGCCAAGGCGCTGGCCTCGCCCGGGCCCTCGGTGGTCCTGCTCCCCGCCGTGCTGCGGATGTTCGCGCCGACGCATCTGGACTGA
- the speB gene encoding agmatinase: MSSNETPRGPVDSSRIPRYAGPATFARLPRLDEVGRADVAVVGVPFDSGVSYRPGARFGGNAIREASRLLRPYNPAQDASPFALAQVADGGDIAVNPFNINEAVETVEAAADDLLGTGARLMTLGGDHTIALPLLRSVAKKHGPVALLHFDAHLDTWDTYFGAEYTHGTPFRRAVEEGILDTEALSHVGIRGPLYGKQDLTDDEKMGFGIVTSADVYRRGADEVADQLRQRIGDRPLYISIDIDCLDPAHAPGTGTPEAGGMTSRELLEILRGLASCNLVSADVVEVAPAYDHAEITSVAASHTAYELTTIMSRQIAAARKDSEAK, from the coding sequence ATGAGCAGCAACGAGACTCCGCGCGGGCCCGTCGACTCCTCCCGCATCCCGCGGTACGCCGGTCCCGCGACCTTCGCCCGGCTGCCCCGGCTGGACGAGGTCGGCCGGGCCGATGTCGCCGTGGTGGGCGTGCCGTTCGACTCGGGTGTCTCGTACCGGCCGGGCGCCCGCTTCGGCGGCAACGCGATCCGCGAGGCGTCCCGGCTGCTGCGCCCGTACAACCCGGCGCAGGACGCCTCCCCGTTCGCCCTCGCGCAGGTCGCGGACGGCGGTGACATCGCCGTGAACCCGTTCAACATCAACGAGGCCGTGGAGACCGTCGAGGCCGCCGCGGACGACCTGCTCGGCACGGGCGCCCGGCTGATGACCCTCGGCGGCGACCACACCATCGCGCTGCCCCTGCTGCGCTCGGTCGCGAAGAAGCACGGCCCCGTCGCCCTGCTGCACTTCGACGCCCACCTCGACACCTGGGACACCTACTTCGGCGCCGAGTACACGCACGGCACCCCGTTCCGCCGCGCGGTGGAGGAGGGCATCCTCGACACCGAGGCGCTCTCGCACGTCGGCATCCGCGGCCCGCTCTACGGCAAGCAGGACCTCACCGACGACGAGAAGATGGGCTTCGGCATCGTCACCTCGGCGGACGTCTACCGGCGCGGTGCCGACGAGGTCGCCGACCAGCTCCGCCAGCGCATCGGCGACCGGCCGCTGTACATCTCCATCGACATCGACTGCCTCGACCCGGCCCACGCCCCCGGCACCGGCACGCCCGAGGCCGGCGGCATGACCTCGCGCGAGCTGCTGGAGATCCTGCGCGGGCTGGCGTCCTGCAACCTGGTCTCGGCGGACGTCGTCGAGGTGGCCCCCGCGTACGATCACGCGGAGATCACGTCGGTGGCCGCCTCCCACACGGCGTACGAACTGACCACGATCATGTCCCGCCAGATCGCCGCGGCCCGGAAGGACTCGGAAGCCAAGTGA
- a CDS encoding PucR family transcriptional regulator ligand-binding domain-containing protein has protein sequence MEGTHTMPESAAPPTPPVELSALLAREELALRQIAGPPAAGTVVHWVHTSEMADPYPYLLGGELLLTAGVHIPEATGSETYFDDYVSRIVAAGGAALGFGVAPVHDTVPRALVEACEAHGLPLLEVPPQTTFSGVARAVWQLMSRARLAELRRVTEAQQSLASAASRPDPVPSVLRRLAQRLGGRAVLYGPEGAELAGAGREPGGEVRAALARLAEVVQPDRQGLPADGAPRSGSGSLDHPAGTRPGEAEAARPHAGHRPGREIGQPGPASTAGPSPANRPASATDTVSGAHLAVYALGAGHGFVLGVATPHRAPGDHTIASVAAVLLSLLTGEQHSGTGAARSAALVRLLLGAPPEEVAPLLGGERWLVVHARPDGNGAPDPVAASALGAALGSALVDPAGDVVRVLVPADREPAPLPGWTLGVSAAVTPADWPAADTQAARALARARATRTPLLRHGPRPALADLVPPGEATAHARALLAPVTAHPALTETLRAWLSLHGSWDRTAVALSVHRNTVRQRIARCAALLETDLDDPDVRMELWFALRHV, from the coding sequence ATGGAGGGAACGCACACCATGCCGGAGTCGGCTGCTCCCCCTACCCCGCCGGTGGAGCTGTCCGCGCTGCTGGCCCGCGAGGAGCTGGCGCTGCGGCAGATCGCGGGACCGCCCGCCGCCGGCACCGTCGTGCACTGGGTGCACACCTCGGAGATGGCCGACCCGTATCCGTACCTGCTGGGCGGGGAGCTGCTGCTCACGGCGGGCGTGCACATCCCGGAGGCGACGGGGTCCGAAACCTACTTCGACGACTACGTGTCCCGGATCGTCGCGGCGGGCGGAGCGGCCCTCGGCTTCGGGGTGGCTCCGGTGCACGACACGGTGCCGAGGGCGCTGGTCGAGGCCTGCGAGGCGCACGGCCTGCCGCTGCTGGAGGTGCCGCCGCAGACCACGTTCTCGGGTGTGGCCAGGGCGGTCTGGCAGCTGATGTCCCGGGCCCGCCTGGCCGAACTCCGCCGGGTGACCGAGGCCCAGCAGAGCCTCGCCTCCGCCGCCTCCCGCCCCGACCCGGTCCCGTCGGTCCTCCGCCGGCTGGCCCAGCGGCTGGGCGGCCGGGCCGTGCTGTACGGGCCGGAAGGGGCGGAGCTCGCGGGGGCGGGGAGGGAGCCGGGAGGTGAGGTGCGCGCGGCGCTGGCGCGGCTGGCGGAGGTCGTACAGCCGGACCGCCAGGGGCTTCCGGCGGACGGCGCACCACGGTCCGGCTCCGGATCGCTGGACCACCCGGCCGGGACCCGGCCGGGTGAGGCGGAGGCGGCTCGGCCTCACGCAGGGCACCGCCCCGGCCGCGAGATCGGCCAGCCCGGCCCGGCCTCGACCGCCGGCCCCTCTCCCGCCAACCGCCCGGCCTCCGCCACCGACACCGTCTCCGGCGCCCACCTCGCGGTCTACGCCCTCGGCGCCGGGCACGGCTTCGTGCTCGGGGTGGCCACCCCGCACCGCGCGCCCGGGGACCACACCATCGCCTCCGTCGCCGCCGTGCTGCTGTCCCTCCTCACCGGGGAGCAGCACAGCGGCACGGGGGCGGCCCGTTCCGCCGCGCTGGTGCGGCTGCTGCTGGGCGCGCCGCCCGAGGAGGTCGCGCCGCTGCTGGGCGGGGAGCGGTGGCTCGTCGTGCACGCCCGGCCGGACGGGAACGGCGCCCCCGACCCCGTCGCGGCCTCCGCGCTGGGCGCCGCGCTCGGCTCCGCCCTGGTCGACCCGGCGGGCGACGTCGTCCGCGTCCTGGTCCCGGCCGACCGGGAACCGGCCCCGCTGCCCGGCTGGACCCTGGGCGTCAGCGCCGCCGTGACGCCGGCCGACTGGCCCGCCGCCGACACCCAGGCGGCCCGCGCCCTGGCCCGGGCCCGCGCCACCCGGACCCCGCTGCTCCGGCACGGTCCGCGCCCCGCCCTCGCCGACCTGGTCCCGCCCGGCGAGGCGACGGCCCACGCCCGCGCCCTGCTCGCGCCCGTCACGGCCCACCCCGCGCTCACCGAGACCCTGCGCGCCTGGCTCTCCCTGCACGGCAGTTGGGACCGCACGGCCGTCGCCCTGTCCGTGCACCGCAACACCGTCCGGCAACGCATCGCCCGCTGCGCGGCCCTGCTGGAGACGGACCTCGACGACCCGGACGTCCGCATGGAACTCTGGTTCGCGCTGCGGCACGTCTGA
- a CDS encoding phosphatase gives MPIPGTPSRAELVEHLVRTRIAGDVATPRENNLSHYRKLANGDRHYWLGLELGDRWSDEQDVLAVMAERVGVNDDPEHRYGQDTIDPELTVAGLERMAGRLRKAADGQQRVLFATGHPGGLLDVHRATAAALRAAGCEIVVIPEGLTTEEGYVMQFADVAVLEHGATLWHTHSGEPMKAILTGLEREGRPLPDLVVADHGWAGYAGQHGVDSVGYADCNDPALFIAEAEGTVQVTVPLDDHVVSPRHYDPMTAYLLAEAGLS, from the coding sequence ATGCCGATACCCGGGACACCCAGCCGCGCCGAACTCGTCGAGCACCTCGTCAGGACGCGCATCGCGGGCGACGTCGCCACCCCGCGCGAGAACAACCTCTCCCACTACCGCAAGCTGGCGAACGGCGACCGCCACTACTGGCTCGGCCTGGAACTCGGCGACCGCTGGAGCGACGAGCAGGACGTCCTCGCGGTGATGGCGGAACGCGTCGGGGTGAACGACGACCCCGAGCACCGGTACGGCCAGGACACCATCGACCCGGAGCTGACCGTGGCCGGGCTGGAGCGGATGGCCGGGCGGCTGCGCAAGGCGGCCGACGGGCAGCAGCGGGTCCTCTTCGCCACCGGCCACCCCGGCGGGCTGCTCGACGTGCACCGCGCGACCGCGGCGGCCCTGCGCGCGGCCGGCTGCGAGATCGTCGTCATCCCGGAGGGGCTGACGACGGAGGAGGGCTACGTCATGCAGTTCGCGGACGTGGCGGTCCTGGAGCACGGCGCCACCCTGTGGCACACCCACTCGGGCGAACCGATGAAGGCGATCCTGACGGGCCTGGAGCGCGAGGGGCGCCCGCTGCCCGACCTGGTCGTCGCCGACCACGGCTGGGCGGGCTACGCCGGGCAGCACGGCGTCGACTCCGTCGGCTACGCCGACTGCAACGACCCGGCCTTGTTCATCGCCGAGGCGGAGGGGACCGTGCAGGTGACGGTGCCCCTCGACGACCACGTGGTCAGCCCGCGCCACTACGACCCGATGACGGCGTACCTGCTGGCGGAGGCGGGCCTCAGCTAG